Proteins encoded in a region of the Cupriavidus pauculus genome:
- a CDS encoding GDYXXLXY domain-containing protein: MKRWIVVAWLLTLAVATVGIAANERVLRDGEVLYLRLAPVDPRSLMQGDYMALNFTAGIEIAAAQGAQHKTDRRDVTVVIRRDANHIGQFVRLHDGTPLADGEQLLRVQNVPTRWGGNGVQVSTNAWFFEEGQAKRYERAQYGEFRVDRNGHALLVGMRGEGLSAL; this comes from the coding sequence ATGAAACGCTGGATCGTCGTGGCGTGGCTACTGACCCTTGCCGTGGCCACCGTCGGCATCGCCGCCAACGAACGCGTCCTCCGCGACGGCGAGGTCCTCTACCTGCGGCTGGCCCCGGTAGACCCGCGCTCGCTGATGCAGGGCGACTATATGGCCCTCAACTTCACGGCCGGCATCGAAATCGCCGCCGCGCAGGGCGCCCAGCACAAGACCGACCGCCGCGACGTGACAGTAGTCATCCGCCGCGACGCGAACCATATCGGCCAGTTCGTCCGCCTGCACGACGGCACCCCGCTGGCCGACGGCGAACAACTGCTGCGCGTGCAGAACGTCCCCACCCGCTGGGGCGGCAACGGCGTGCAGGTCTCAACGAACGCGTGGTTCTTCGAAGAAGGTCAGGCCAAACGCTACGAACGCGCCCAATACGGCGAGTTCCGCGTGGACAGGAACGGGCATGCGCTGCTGGTGGGGATGCGAGGGGAGGGGCTCTCGGCGCTCTAG
- the ychF gene encoding redox-regulated ATPase YchF, translated as MSLKCGIVGLPNVGKSTLFNALTKAGIAAENYPFCTIEPNVGVVEVPDPRLAKLAEIVKPERVLPATVEFVDIAGLVAGASKGEGLGNQFLANIRETDAITHVVRCFEDENVIHVAGRVDPLSDIEVINTELALADLATVEKALARYVKPARAGDKEAIRLVAVLEKAQAVLDQAKAVRTLDLAPEEWEALRPFCLITAKPTMYVANVREDGFENNPHLDAVREYAKTTGSPVVAVCAAIEAEIADLDDADKAEFLADLGMEEPGLDRVIRAGFKLLGLQTYFTAGVKEVRAWTIHVGDTAPKAAGVIHTDFERGFIRAQTIAYDDYIAFKGEQGAKENGKMRAEGKEYVVHDGDVMNFLFNV; from the coding sequence ATGAGCCTCAAATGCGGCATCGTCGGCCTGCCCAACGTCGGCAAGTCCACGCTGTTCAATGCCCTGACGAAAGCCGGCATCGCCGCCGAAAACTATCCGTTCTGCACCATCGAGCCCAATGTGGGCGTCGTGGAAGTGCCGGATCCGAGGCTCGCGAAGCTGGCCGAGATCGTCAAGCCGGAGCGCGTGCTCCCGGCGACGGTCGAATTCGTCGATATCGCCGGCCTCGTGGCGGGCGCGTCCAAGGGGGAAGGCCTGGGTAACCAGTTCCTCGCCAATATCCGCGAAACCGACGCCATCACGCACGTCGTGCGCTGCTTCGAGGACGAGAACGTGATTCACGTAGCGGGCCGCGTCGATCCGCTGTCCGATATCGAGGTCATCAACACCGAACTCGCGCTGGCCGACCTGGCCACGGTCGAGAAGGCGCTCGCGCGCTACGTCAAGCCGGCCCGCGCCGGCGACAAGGAAGCGATCCGCCTGGTGGCCGTGCTCGAGAAGGCCCAGGCCGTGCTCGACCAGGCCAAGGCCGTCCGCACGCTGGACCTCGCCCCGGAAGAGTGGGAAGCGCTGCGTCCGTTCTGCCTGATCACCGCCAAGCCGACGATGTACGTGGCCAACGTGCGCGAAGACGGCTTCGAGAACAACCCCCACCTCGACGCCGTGCGCGAGTACGCGAAGACCACGGGCTCCCCGGTAGTGGCCGTGTGCGCCGCCATCGAAGCCGAGATCGCCGACCTCGACGATGCCGACAAGGCCGAATTCCTGGCCGACCTCGGCATGGAAGAGCCGGGCCTCGACCGCGTGATCCGCGCCGGCTTCAAGCTGCTGGGCCTGCAGACCTATTTCACCGCCGGTGTGAAGGAAGTCCGCGCCTGGACCATCCACGTGGGCGACACCGCCCCGAAGGCGGCCGGCGTGATCCACACCGACTTCGAACGCGGGTTTATCCGCGCGCAGACGATTGCCTACGACGATTACATCGCGTTCAAGGGCGAACAAGGCGCGAAGGAAAACGGCAAGATGCGCGCAGAAGGCAAGGAATACGTGGTGCACGACGGCGACGTGATGAACTTCCTGTTCAACGTCTGA
- a CDS encoding UbiH/UbiF family hydroxylase, producing MSSTSSSRFQIAVVGGGIVGKACALLLAQQGMQVALIAPRPASDTARTGEDDWDSRIYAFSSSSQALLERLRVWEALDPARMQPVRDMRVFGDQSAGETDPTPHGDLHFSSYAAAVPQLAWIIESGHVERTLDTALRFQHQVQWFDDTGEVFERDCDGVTLTLARGARVRAACVVGADGARSWVRQQSHICTTTRRYRQLGVVANFRCELPHQDTAWQWFLGSPQKLMADEEAENGEILAMLPLPGNRVSMVWSAEEAHARDLVALSPEALAATVMQAAAGAVGARFGTLRCITPAQGFPLVLQRAEQFVQPHVALVGDAAHVIHPLAGQGMNLGLRDVTELGRVMADKEAFRAEGDLRLLRRYERARATDLLSLTAATDGLHRLFSLPGSPARVMRNLGIRAVGRQSMLKQFLIGRALG from the coding sequence ATGTCGTCGACGTCCTCTTCTCGTTTCCAGATCGCCGTGGTCGGTGGCGGCATCGTCGGCAAGGCCTGTGCCTTGCTGCTCGCGCAACAGGGCATGCAGGTGGCGCTGATCGCGCCGCGCCCCGCCAGCGATACCGCGCGGACCGGGGAGGACGACTGGGACAGCCGGATCTATGCGTTCTCGTCCAGTTCCCAGGCGTTGCTCGAGCGCCTGCGCGTCTGGGAAGCGCTGGACCCCGCCCGCATGCAACCCGTGCGCGATATGCGCGTGTTCGGCGACCAGAGCGCGGGCGAGACCGACCCCACGCCGCATGGCGACCTCCATTTCTCGTCGTACGCCGCCGCCGTGCCGCAGCTGGCATGGATCATCGAGTCCGGACACGTCGAACGCACGCTCGACACCGCGCTGCGTTTCCAGCACCAGGTGCAGTGGTTCGACGATACCGGCGAGGTGTTCGAGCGCGATTGCGATGGCGTGACCCTGACGCTGGCCCGCGGCGCCCGCGTGCGCGCGGCCTGCGTGGTCGGTGCCGACGGCGCGCGCTCGTGGGTTCGCCAGCAAAGCCATATCTGCACGACCACGCGCCGCTACCGCCAGCTGGGCGTCGTGGCGAATTTCCGATGCGAATTGCCGCATCAGGATACGGCCTGGCAATGGTTTCTCGGTTCCCCCCAGAAGCTCATGGCCGACGAGGAAGCCGAGAACGGCGAGATCCTCGCGATGCTGCCGCTGCCCGGCAACCGCGTGTCGATGGTCTGGTCCGCCGAGGAAGCCCATGCGCGCGATCTGGTCGCCCTGTCGCCCGAGGCGCTGGCCGCCACGGTCATGCAGGCGGCCGCGGGCGCCGTGGGCGCCCGTTTCGGCACGCTGCGCTGCATCACTCCGGCACAAGGCTTCCCGCTCGTGCTGCAACGCGCGGAGCAGTTCGTGCAGCCGCATGTGGCGCTGGTCGGCGATGCCGCCCACGTCATCCACCCGCTGGCCGGACAGGGCATGAACCTCGGGTTACGCGACGTTACGGAACTTGGGCGCGTGATGGCCGACAAAGAAGCGTTTCGTGCCGAAGGCGATCTGCGCCTGCTGCGCCGCTACGAGCGCGCGCGTGCGACCGATCTGCTCTCCCTGACCGCGGCGACGGACGGCCTGCATCGCCTGTTCTCGCTGCCCGGCAGCCCGGCGCGCGTGATGCGCAACCTCGGCATCCGCGCGGTGGGCCGGCAGTCGATGCTCAAGCAGTTTCTGATCGGCCGCGCACTGGGCTAG
- a CDS encoding DsbC family protein, with the protein MLQMFRRKSLRATAAVTLVGGLAAAGYALHALAADEPSTASIKATIEKMVGGRAEVRSVTKTPVPGLYEVSLGSQVVYTDATGRYILNGELIDTKTSTNLTEERVAELNRIKWSDLPLSRAVKWSKGDGSRTIAVFSDPNCPYCKRIEQTFQQMDNITVYTFLYPVLSPDSTQKSKQIWCASDRSKAWRDWMLNHVAVTGKSDCKNPIDDNLKLGQSMNVTGTPAVFFTDGSRIPGAADVATLERKFASLKK; encoded by the coding sequence ATGTTGCAAATGTTCCGCCGCAAATCGCTCCGCGCGACCGCGGCCGTCACCCTGGTGGGCGGTCTGGCCGCCGCCGGCTACGCGCTGCACGCTCTGGCCGCCGACGAGCCCAGCACCGCGAGCATCAAGGCGACCATCGAGAAAATGGTGGGCGGCCGCGCGGAAGTGCGCAGCGTGACCAAGACACCGGTGCCGGGCCTGTATGAAGTGAGCCTGGGCAGCCAGGTGGTGTACACCGATGCCACCGGCCGTTACATCCTCAACGGCGAGCTCATCGACACCAAGACCAGCACGAACCTGACCGAGGAACGCGTCGCGGAACTGAACCGCATCAAGTGGTCGGACCTGCCGCTGTCGCGCGCCGTGAAATGGTCGAAGGGCGACGGCAGCCGGACCATCGCCGTGTTCTCCGATCCGAACTGCCCGTACTGCAAGCGCATCGAGCAGACCTTCCAGCAGATGGACAACATTACCGTGTACACCTTCCTGTACCCGGTGTTGTCGCCGGACTCGACGCAGAAGTCCAAGCAGATCTGGTGCGCGAGCGACCGTTCGAAGGCGTGGCGCGACTGGATGCTGAACCACGTGGCCGTGACGGGCAAGTCGGACTGCAAGAACCCGATCGACGACAACCTCAAGCTCGGCCAGAGCATGAACGTGACGGGTACGCCGGCGGTGTTCTTTACCGACGGCTCGCGTATTCCGGGCGCGGCAGACGTGGCCACGCTGGAGCGCAAGTTCGCCAGCCTCAAGAAGTAA
- a CDS encoding MDR family oxidoreductase: MTFNALLLTQADGKTQAAVTALEESQLPDDGDVVVAIDYSTINYKDGLAITGRAPVVRKWPMVAGIDGAGTVVSSSHPKWKAGDKVVLNGFGVGETHWGCLSQRAKLKGDWLVKLPDAFTAKQAMAIGTAGYTAMLSVLALERGGVNGPVRPGDGDILVTGASGGVGSVAIAVLSKLGYRVTASTGKTAEADFLRALGAADVIDRTELGTPGKPLQKERWAAVIDSVGSHTLVNACAQVRYGGVVTACGLAQGMDFPASMAPFILRGVTLAGIDSVMAAMPLRERAWERLAQDLAPDRLQAITREVRLAEAVEAGHRIVEGGMRGRVVVNVNG; encoded by the coding sequence ATGACGTTCAACGCCCTGTTGCTCACGCAGGCCGACGGCAAGACCCAGGCCGCCGTGACCGCGCTCGAGGAGAGCCAGCTGCCCGATGACGGCGATGTGGTCGTTGCCATCGATTACTCAACGATCAACTACAAGGACGGCCTCGCCATCACCGGCCGCGCGCCCGTCGTGCGCAAATGGCCGATGGTGGCCGGCATCGACGGCGCGGGCACGGTGGTGTCGTCGAGCCATCCGAAGTGGAAGGCGGGCGACAAGGTCGTGCTCAACGGCTTTGGTGTCGGCGAGACGCACTGGGGCTGCCTGTCGCAGCGCGCGAAGCTCAAGGGCGACTGGCTCGTGAAATTGCCCGACGCGTTCACCGCGAAGCAGGCCATGGCGATCGGCACGGCCGGTTACACGGCGATGCTGTCGGTGCTCGCGCTGGAACGTGGCGGCGTGAATGGCCCGGTGCGTCCCGGCGACGGCGACATTCTCGTGACGGGTGCATCGGGCGGTGTCGGCTCGGTGGCCATCGCGGTGCTGTCGAAGCTCGGCTATCGCGTGACGGCGTCCACGGGCAAGACCGCCGAAGCGGACTTCCTGCGCGCGCTGGGCGCGGCGGACGTGATCGACCGTACCGAGCTCGGCACGCCGGGCAAGCCGCTGCAGAAGGAACGCTGGGCCGCGGTGATCGACTCGGTGGGCTCGCACACGCTCGTCAATGCCTGCGCGCAGGTGCGCTACGGCGGCGTCGTCACCGCCTGCGGCCTCGCGCAGGGCATGGACTTTCCCGCATCGATGGCGCCGTTCATCCTGCGCGGCGTGACGCTGGCCGGTATCGACAGCGTGATGGCCGCGATGCCGCTGCGCGAGCGCGCATGGGAACGGCTCGCGCAGGATCTGGCGCCGGACCGGCTGCAGGCGATCACGCGCGAAGTCAGGCTGGCGGAGGCCGTCGAGGCGGGGCACCGGATCGTCGAAGGTGGCATGCGCGGCCGCGTGGTCGTGAACGTGAACGGGTGA